TATGTTAGAATAGAATGTGGATATTATGAAAATAAAGCgctttgttgtaaaattacatGTTAAAGCATAGTTTCAGTTAAATCTTAATAGGAGATGCTGAAATCTGGCGATTCTCGTCATAAAGAATCTTACTCATATATTGTTTTAATTAGCATACAAAAAGTGTAAGCATAAACAACCAGTTTTAGGTTATTCTTTTTGCGTAGTGTTCAGCAGGGATGTTTATAagatatgtttaaaaaatgactTGATtcaaatctcatcaaaaaattaacgATTCAATTCCCAATTCTTTAGCATCATATGTTGTGTAACAATCGATTCAATTCACAGTACGTAGCATAACACCACAACTCAATTCTCAATTCTTTAGCTATCCTAACTTCAATGACTCAATTCAATTATCCCAAATAAACGAAATCAATTCTCTATCAATTCTTACGGAAATTGACTTAtggcaatacatacatgtatatcaaaataacaataaccCACAATCAATAGTTTAGCTGCTCAGTCTATTGACTGTTTTCATAGCAAATATCAATTATTTCACTATGGATTTCATTGGTTTTTTGGATTGAATTAAGTCATGCTTACCATCCTTTGCTGGCATACACTTGGTATGTTGGTGTAAAAGCTGAGTTTTTGTCATTTAACTTCAATTTAAAGTTTTCGAGAATAAAAAAAATCCAGCACAAGAATCAGTGCATTTGAAAAGTAaaagaaatatttaatttttttgtaattttgtgaAAACGAGTGCAAAAAAACGTTATCGTTTTGCAGTTTGACCAATTCAGACACACATTatctaatatttaaaaatgtagtAGTCAAAAATATCTTTGGTCCAGTGCTGATGAATTTCGCTAGCAGAAATATGTTTAGGTCGCtgtttacaataattattttcatTCATCCTAAACCagtaatataaaaacttttatttgatgcTGTTTTGTTAGTAAAGGAAAAACTACGTACTGTACATGTAACTGGTACAGTTGTTGGCAAAATGATAGCCTAACTTCCTAAATTTATTAAGGTAAAGTTGTAAGTAGATCTGATAACACTGCATATCAGGATCATTGTTTTTGTATAGATACAAAGGCGAGTCGTTATAAAGGCTTTTTGGTAGATTGAGCGATATTCCCGAGCAGATAATAACCTTAATGTTAATGCGCAGGCAAACCGCAGACCTATACTATATTAGTGCGTAGTACATATtattgaccaataaaatatGCGCACTGATATCGAAGTCTTTTAAAGACGTGTGCGGCTGGCAACATGGGACTGCACTGACATTTTCTCTTTAGTGCGCATAAAATAACAGATGGTGTTACGTAGGACATCATCTGTTATACTTTTTGCGATAGATTTTTCGTCAACACAGTAATTATGCAGGGAAGTATTGGTTCATTTCGACTCCAAGTCAAAttgcttattgaaaatagaAAATCGAATCAATTTTTCTGTGGTGACAGTAAAGATTCAATTCTTATTGGTAGGATGGTTCGAGTCAATACAATTCTACAGTCAGTAAAAAATACCAgagaatcaaatttttttaattagtttaTGAGATATTTTCTCATGTTAAGATTATTGAGATTTGACCTTGAAGAGCAGAGTGCTATCATCTGCGCTTTCACGAAGGATTTTaaaatcaatctgttcttgatGCAAATGCAATACAATGCGGTACAGTGCAATGGAAATACAGTGCAAAAGCAATCTAATGCAATACAGTCGTAGTAGACACTGTAGCAATTTATCAACAAATTATGTCTAACACTTTTAGACGACATTCCAGACATGATACTATGGTATACATCAGTAGTGTATGTCATGTTGTTTGATACGTTAAGTGACTATGTCTTTAATGACTCATATTGCTCTACAGATTATTGGTGAAACAagattattacagtaaacaaaACGACTACTATTAAGCAGAGTCAATAGTATTATATATCTCTTtctataagatatatatatatatataacatattcatCAAACATTGTAACCTCAACAAAATATGCTCgtttttttaatggtttttgGAAACAAATCTGCAGAATTGGCCATATCTTAGCTCAGTTTGCCTTACGCATGTTCTCCTGACGTTATTGCTCAGTTAACTTGAAAGCTGATAACAATCCCTTGGCTTGGCCATCAACTTGCATTTTTATGATCTCATCTAGTTTTTGTGTTTGCTGCAGTTATCTTAGCTAGTGATTGTTCATGGCTCATCGACACATTCTATACGTGCACTAAATTCATATTTACAGGATAATCAAAAATGAAGACAGAATTAAGGACATTTCTGGGAATACTCAGAGAGCTAAGAAGAGTCCTACCTAAGGTAGGTCACTATGTGTCCTACATACTAAGTTGATATACTAGCCAGTTGTAAAAGGGTAAAAATATGTATCACCACATTTGCTATCTTTAACTGTCACATTATTAGCACCTCCATGAAAGTAACATCAAGCCATAGCATAGCTAGATGTGGTTTTGCCATAACTAAACAGGCTATGCTTGATAGGGCAAGGTTACGGATGACCCATCTTACCAACATGTCATAAAGCAGTTCCAGACATACCAGCTGACACCCAACAAAGTATGTAGAGATCCAAAGGCTGCTTATCACCAAGCTTCCACATACCTCTGCTACCTTCAGAGCAATCGGATAAATCAGGTATATAACTAACTTTGTTTACGATCATTTAAAATGACAtttaattttgctaaaaattaaTGCGACATTTTCACATTATACAATGTGCGAGCCGGTGGAAATTAACTACAAATCTTTCTAGACGCGTTTTCGTTGCTGCAAATttgattttatttgtaaaacaattaaaattcaTCCTcacaaatctttactataataaatctcagtgtttttgTCTGTCGTTTGTCTGTCTAGCTGTAGTGATAGTTTTGTTACAAAAATCCGCTTTGCAGAGAAATTGAACTGGAAACCTTCAGGCCTGCAGACCAGTGAGCCAATCCACTGCAATACATTGTCCTTCCCATACTATGGCATAATATGGCACGTTCTTATCAATCGCTTACGAAAATAATAGCACGCTTGAAGTTTATGATTGTGTTATCGATATAATTACCCGTAGCATCACACGCTAGCTTCAGATGTAGGACACGACTCTTAATATAgtaaattactagcttaagttattcAACTttattaggtaattattttattatctttgcaatgccgggcattcagtagcctttactataataatagtcgTGTTCGTCCAAAGCTACGATTAgaattaggaaaaaagattgcactgaACCGGAATCGAATCTGGATATTCAGATTCTCAGCCAAGCACGCTACTCACTACAACCACCTTGCTGCAATGGTGAGTAATTGTGCAGGTGCTTTGTACACATGACGGTCTTTCACAGTACTACATGGCTCTGCCTGCGTACTAGTAATTGTTTAGTATTCAGCAGCTAGAAACTGAATGTTGCTAAACGAAaccatatttttgtttgttattgcTAGTGAGTTCATCACCCCTAGAATCTTGTTTCTCATGTCTTTTACATGCATATGTCTTTACCAACAAACACAGATTAGGGTGCCTAAAATATAAGAGCTGCAGTTTTGGTTCATAAATAAAGGAGCAACTAACTGGAGACAAAGCGGTAAACAATACTTACAGCAGTTGCCTTGTTTTAATTAATTGGAGGCGGTAGTAGTGTAGGTCACCATAATTCTCCAGTGTACTGATAACTTGTACTAAATATGATTTAAACAAAGTTCAACGTGCTATTTTCCAGGAATTGCTGGCAACTTACAAAGGTAAAGGAGAGCGAAGTATTGAAGACACTGCCAGATTGGTTGGCTTAAAGTTGCCAACTGATTCATCGTGACATGACCGGCTAGTTGACAGGAAACTTTATCTTTTATATGACATATATGAATTTGCTGTTCTTCattgtttttatgtaatatatataaatagatgaaTGCCAGgtgttgcacgagtaataaaaagtttttagcataaaaaatttatttttaattaacatatacaatatttaccattttaacttttaaatgaatgtATTTATTATGTGTGTGTCCAACCagtgcataattcaaatatttgaaagctcgaagcatagctaaaacaaattgttaaaaaaacatttcttcTTATGCTTCACATGAGCctaaaatttaaaatcaatgtaTATAAATCACAAAGTTTGAGTGTTCTTCGGTATtgccagttatagctattaaatgtTTGGGATGATGAATCTGTATTGCAGaaaatttgatctcagaacctcccatttGCCAGGCAAACATCTTACCAATTACACTATgggagattgatggattcattgggcgatatatatAATGAtctgggtgaaaatacgcatacCGTTCTCAGTTATGGTGCAACCTATTTTCTGCTTGATCTCACGGCTctttttagtaagtttactaGCTTGCCCAAATAAGcctttggcaatgtgccaggctaatggcatgTGGCATGCTACTTCATTaactgtcactgtttataagctgatttttaatacccacaCAACGCCGGACATTCCGCTAgtaacttataaacagtggcaggttatGTAGTTACCATTGGTTAAGTTTCTTAACCCCATAAACTTGAGTAACTTTAGCTAGtgacttgagctaatattttaatatttactataataagagccgtgtctgtccaaagccatctaagagtgttaggaaaaaagattgcacctcaCAAGAATCGAACCCATAAATTAGGATGCACAGATGTGAAGCCAAGTGCACCCAACAAGTACATTACTGTTACCTGATGAGTGAGGTTGAGGTGTTATTgcttctatatgtatatataaatgagaATATTTATTGTTATGAAGACACTGTTGTGTAAGTCTAGTGGCAGGCCTAGATTTCATGTATGTATGTCGTAGTCTACCCAAATCTTTAATGTTTGCAGTTAAATTTCAACATGGTTAGCTTTGAGTGCTATCATTTTTAAGATTGTGTAACTGGCATCGCAGCATTACAAATACTTTTTGTTGTGAAATTACAAACAAAACTTGAATACACCATACAGATTGGATGTTATGAACAACGCAGCAATATTTATTAAACATTCATAGTCCGTTACGATAATCATACAAAGCAACAACGAATAATTTTTACATATAGTATTGCGTAGCTTAACAATTATGCAATTATTACTCGCATTTCTTATATTTGATTAACATATAAACCATCTcgctgtgcaagaattaatacTTGCAATAGTTAAATGACAAATGTGTGAAAATGTgtgtatcaaatatatataacttCGCACAAAACATAATCGTCTGCGAATGAATGCAGATTTAATATGGAATCATTGGCACATAATAATCTGACGCACTAACATATAATACATCTGTAGCGTGTGGTGTGTCTCATCAACAACACCATAATAAATtgacaaatacatgtagtagtacAAACTATCATCATTGTACGATAAAAGTGAGAATTCGTGAAGATGAGTTTGTACATTCTTATCCCTAGCACTTGGCTACACCGCGTCTGGTATATTTGTAGCTTCTACATGTATGCTCTCGATGTGCACAGTCTCACTCTCACGACTGTTGTGATCTTTGGCTTTCTCCTTTAAAATGTGTGTCTTAGACTTGCAGTGTCGGTTGAGGTCTGAATGTGTTACTGATGCATAGTTACACAGCTCACAAAGAAACTGTTTTTTACCTGAAAGCATTAACCCTTGTCGTGTAAAGAAAGAAAAATGCTCTGTACACACGAGATCACAATCCCTGTTAATAATTACAATTTTGAGTCACACAAGCCAGTAGTACGAGTTAATACCTCATGCTTAAGAACTGTTCAGTGTGAAGCAAGTAAATGTTGAGAGAGTAGATCTTACCAGCATGACGCATTACATGAACCTTCAGCTGTGGTCCAGTTTTGGCTTTGTAATTGCATTGGCTGCAGCTGTATGGCCTGATGTCTACAAGAGGTAAAATATGTTACTCAAGCATTCTCATATTTCTTTTTCATATTATATTGGAtacaataaaacttttattttatattgaagaaacatttgtaataatgcCGCTTACATCACAActagttaaacaaaataaagttGCTTAGTCTCACCAGCATGGAAATCCAAGTGTCGTTGCATGGCAAATTTGCTTTTGAAGGTCTTGCCACAGAGATAGCATTTGAAAACTTTCATCCCCTTTGCATTTATGATTGGATTGAGAGATTGCGTTTGACCTTTCTCGCTAACACTTAGCGCCAGCCTATAACATATAATGCTTCTGTAGCGTGTCAGCCATCACTAGTATGAATTTTCTTAAGTTTCAAGCAAAATTCTACTTTTCTTATAATCCTCTCAACTCTTCAATTTATCATACAAAACTATAAAACTACATATGGCACATCCGTAGATATACAACAGATTGTTTATGTATGACTTCTATGACAGCAAACAGCATATAACCATTGTGGCTTGATAGTATTATCTAGCTGATGCTTGGATGATATGAGGAAACTGGCAATCA
The genomic region above belongs to Watersipora subatra chromosome 1, tzWatSuba1.1, whole genome shotgun sequence and contains:
- the LOC137410157 gene encoding protein FMC1 homolog, which gives rise to MKTELRTFLGILRELRRVLPKGKVTDDPSYQHVIKQFQTYQLTPNKVCRDPKAAYHQASTYLCYLQSNRINQELLATYKGKGERSIEDTARLVGLKLPTDSS